One Pseudomonas sp. B21_DOA genomic window, ATCACCGCATCGGTCAGCCCGGCCTTGAGCGTGTAGGTGTAGTTGCCGTTGGCCTGGACCACCAGGGTGCCGTAATTGCCGACCAGCGAGACGCCGTTGTAACCCGGCGCAACGTAACTGCCGGCGACCAGCACGCTGAGCAAGGTGTAGACCGAGCCCAACACATCGGCTCCGCCGCCAGCGGTGTCGGTGAGCAGATTGCCCGATACCGGCGTGTAGCTGCCGACCACGAACTGATTGTTGTAGGTCGCGACGTTGATCAGGCTGGTGTTGACGCTGGTCAGCAGGCCGAGGCCGCCCACTGCCACCCGCACCTGATAACTGCCGGCGGTCTGGTCGTCGAACTTGATCCCGTAGTTGCCGCCGCCGAGATTGACCAGCGCGTTGCCGCCGTAACTCTTGACCAGCACGTACTGGTTGGTGGCGGTGTTGAGCTTGTACAGGCCCACCGTCATCGAACCGAGCAGCGCCAACAGGTTGCTCGAATTGACCACCACGGTCAGGTCACTGACGGTATCGGCCGCGACCACGGTGTTGTAGTTACCGCTGCCGCCGCCCAGCAGCACATTGAAGGTGCCGAGGGCTGAGTTGGTGGTGACTTCGCGGTTGATCAAGGTGACGTCAGTCGAGGCGATGTCCGCTGTGGCATCAACCACCAGTGCTGGGCTGCCAAGGTTGGCGTCGTTCCAGACTTCGGTGGCTTGCGGGCTGTCGATGCGCACATACAGATTGGCGGTGTCGCTCAAGCCGTTCGGGTGCACCAGTTGGTAATTGAACACGTCGACCTTGCCGACACTGCCAACACTGCCGTTCGGCTTGTAGCTGTAATTGCCGTTGGCATCGATGGTCAGCGTGCCGTACAGCCCTTGCACCGTGGTGCCGGCCCCGGCGCTGACCCAGGCGCCGTTCTTGAAGATTTGCAACTGCGCGCCGTTGTCCGGGCCGGTCTGATCGACCGTGCCATCGACGCCGACGTTGGTGATTACGTTGCCGGTCACCGCTGGCCCGGCGATGCCGTTGAACTGGGTCAGGCTGCTGACGTCCAGTTGCAGCTGGGTATTGACCGTGGTCAGCACGCCAATGCCGGTGCTCGACACCGTCAGTCGATAATCGCCCGAGAGCAGATTACCAATGTCGACCCGCACGCCCTGGCCGGCCAGGGCAATCAGATCGAGCAGGCCGCCGCTGCCGTTGACATCCAGAGTGACCCAGGTGCCGCTGGCATTCTTCACCTGCAGTGTGTAGACCACGCCGTCGATCAGCGAGATCAGGCTGTTGGTGGTCAGCGTCAGGGTTGGATCAAGACGCGTACTGCCGGCCACGGTGAAGGTAAAGGTTTTCGAGAACCCGGCCAACAGCGTGGTGAACGAGTCGTTGAAGGTCTGCGACGCGGTGACCGGGGCCAGCGTGACAGTGCCGACGGCGAGGTTATCGCTGGCGACCACTGGCGCGTTGACGTCGACATCCGGCGCGGTGACGTTGGCGGCCACCGAAACGTTGCCGCGTGCGTCGCTGAGGTTGATGGTGAGTTTTTCGCCGTTGATCTGCGCACTGCTAAGGGTGACGGTAAACACGCCGAGGTTGTTGACCGTGCCGGTGCCCAGGACAGTGCCGCTGGCCGACTTGATGGTGACGGTTGCGCCGGCTTCGCCGGTACCGGTGACGCTGAGGCCATCGGCACCGACCAGCAACGCCGTGGCCGCAGCGGGCGGCGTCAGGTCTGGTGCCGTCGCGGTCGCCGCTGCCGATACGTTGCCGCTCGGATCGGCCTGGGTGACGCTGAGCACTTGGCTGTTGATCTGCGCCGAAGCCAGCACGACGGAGAAGCTGCCGTTGGCGGCGACGGTGGCGGTGCCGAGCACCACACCGCCGACGCCGCGTACGCTGATGGTTGAACCGGGCACACCGACGCCAGTGAGCAAGGTGCCGCTGCCATTGACGCTGACGCCAGTCGGCACGCCGGGTGCGGTGATGTCCGGTGCGGTCAGGCTGGCATTGGGCGACAGGTTGCCGGCAGGGTCGACCAGCCGCACGGTCAACAGCTGTCCATCCAATTGCGCGGTGTTCAGGTTGAAGCTGAACGTGCCGCCACTGCCCACGGTGGTGGTGCCAATCAGCGCGCCGCCCGGACCGTAGACGTTGACCGTTGCACCGGCCTCACCCGAACCGCTCAAGGTCAGACCATTGGCAGCGAGCGTCAGACCGCTGGCCGCGATCGGCGCCTGTACGTCAGGGGCCGTCAGGTTGAATACCGGCGACAGATTGCCCGTCGGGTCGGCCTGTTGGACGTTGAGCTGTTGGCCGTTCAGTTGCGCGCTGGACAGTTGCACGGTGAAGGTGCCGCCAGCATTGACCACGGCGGTGCCGAGTACGGTACCGGCCGCATTGGTCACACTGACCGTGGCGCCGGCTTCACCCGTGCCGCTGACCGCCAGGCCGGTGCCGTTCAAGGTGACATTGCTCAGCGGCGCCGGCGCGGTGGTATCGGCGACGCTGAGGTTGGTCACCGGCGAAATGTTGCCTGCCGCATCACTCTGCGTAACGCTCAGCTGTTGGCCGTTGAGTTGTGCAGAGGACAAGGTCACCGAGAACGAGCCATTGCCCGCCACCGTCGCCGTGCCCAATACCGTACCGCCGACACCGCGTACGGTGACGGTGGCGCCGGCTTCACCGAGCCCGCCGAGCACCAGGCCGGCACCGCTGAGTACCAGCGCCGTCGGAGCGGCCGGGGAGTGATGTCGGGCGCGGTTACGTTAAGCCCGGATGAGGTGTTATTGGACGCATCGGTCTGAGTCGCGTTGAGCACCTGACCGTTAACCTGCGGCGCATTGAGTTGCGCGCTGAAGGTGCCATTGGCGCCAACCGTCGCATTGCCCAGCACCACGCCGCCAGCGCCGGTGATGGTCACCGACGCGCCGACTTCGCCGCGACCGGTAACCAGTGTGCCGCTGGCATTGACCGCCAGATCGCTGAGTGGCGCCGGCGCCGAAGTGTCACCTGCGGTGATTTCAGTCGGCAGCGAGGCACCACCCAACGCAGTGTTGGCGGTGACTTCAAGGCTTTGGCCGTTGGTTTGCGCGGGCGTCAGCACCACGCTGAACGTGCCATCCGGGCCAGTGACGCCGGTGCCGATCAGACTGTTGTCAGGCCCATAAACATTGATGGTGGTGCCGATCGCCGCCGTGCCGGTCAGCGTCACGCCGTCGGCTGTCAGCACAAGATTGTCCGGCGCAGCCGGGCTGGCACTGCTGGAACAGCCAGGATGGCGTCTTCCGAGACATTGGTTGCGACGTCGGTCTGAGTCACGGTCAACACCTGGCCGGCAGTGATGCCCGTGGCCAGATCGATCAGGAATGTACCGTTGGCCGCGACCGTACCAGTGCCGACAACATTGCCCAGCGCATCGGTCACCTCGACACTCGCGCCGGCTTCGCCGCGCCCGGCGAGCTGGCTCAGGTCGCCGCTGATGGTGAGGCCGGTGACGGCATCGGGAGCGGTAATGTCAGGTGCCGGGAAGAGGAATGTCGGCGATGAGTTCTGTGCCTCGTCCGTCGCGATCACTGACAACAATTGGCCATTGGCCTGGGGCGGATCAAGTTCGACGGTGTAGCTGCCGTTGCCCAGCGCCACTGCCGTGCCCAGCACGGTACCGTCAGCCGACAATACCGTGACGGTGCTGCCCGCTTCGGCGGTACCGGCGAGCAAGGTGCCGGCGCCGGTCAGCGATGTGACCGTCGGTGCGATCGGTGCGGTGCTGTCCGGCGCGTCGACCAAGGCTGGCTCGGACAGGTTGTTTTTCGCGTCGGCTTGCACCACAGAGAGTGCGCGGCCGTCCAGCTGCGCAGCTGACAGGTTGACGCTGAAACTGCCGTCTGCGGCCACGGTCGCGGTGCCGAGCAGCACCGTGCCGTCGCGCACGGTAACGATCGCCCCGGGCTCACCGGTACCGGTCACGGTCAAGCCGTCCTGGCTGACGTTGAGATCAGCGACTGCCAGCGGAGCGGTGGTGTCGCCTGCTTGTACGGGCGCGGTTGGCGACGTGTTCGACGCCAGATCGGTCTGATTGACGCTCAACAACTCGCCATTCACCTGCGGCGGGTTGAGGGTCACGCTGAACGAACCATTGCCGGCCACGGTTGCCGAGCCCAGTACCGTGCCAGTCGCGCTGAGCACGCGCACGGTGGCGCCGGCTTCACCGGTACCGGTCAGTGTCACGCCGTCGGACGTGAGAACGAGGCCGGTGGGCGCAGCGGGCAGGGTGGTGTCCGGTGCAGTGATTGGCACGATCGGCGAAGGATTGCCCGCCGCATCGCGTTGGATCACCGACAAGGCTTCGCCATTGAGCAGCGGCTGATCAAGGGTCACGCTGAAACTGCCATCGGCCTGCACGGTGCCGGTGCCGACGATGGTGCCCACCGCGTTGGTAACGACCACTTGCGCGCCAGCGGCGCCGGAACCGGTGATCAGACTGCCGCTGGCGTCGATGTCGACATCGGTCAGTGCGGCAGGAGGCGTGCTGTCCGGTGCGGTCAGGGTGCCGGCAGGCGAGGCATTGCCGACCGCGTCCGCCAACACCACGAACAGCGCTTGGCCATCGGTCTGCGCCGGGGTTACGGACACCTGGAAACGGCCATCGCTGCCCACGGTGCCGGTGCCCAGTTCGGTGCCGTCCGCCGATGTCACGCGGACAATGGCGCCGACTTCGCCGGTACCGGTGAGCGTGTCGCCATCGGCATTCAGTTGCAGATCGGCCGGTGTCGCTGGCGGGGTCAGATCC contains:
- a CDS encoding Ig-like domain-containing protein yields the protein MVLGGLGEAGATVTVRGVGGTVLGTATVAGNGSFSVTLSSAQLNGQQLSVTQSDAAGNISPVTNLSVADTTAPAPLSNVTLNGTGLAVSGTGEAGATVSVTNAAGTVLGTAVVNAGGTFTVQLSSAQLNGQQLNVQQADPTGNLSPVFNLTAPDVQAPIAASGLTLAANGLTLSGSGEAGATVNVYGPGGALIGTTTVGSGGTFSFNLNTAQLDGQLLTVRLVDPAGNLSPNASLTAPDITAPGVPTGVSVNGSGTLLTGVGVPGSTISVRGVGGVVLGTATVAANGSFSVVLASAQINSQVLSVTQADPSGNVSAAATATAPDLTPPAAATALLVGADGLSVTGTGEAGATVTIKSASGTVLGTGTVNNLGVFTVTLSSAQINGEKLTINLSDARGNVSVAANVTAPDVDVNAPVVASDNLAVGTVTLAPVTASQTFNDSFTTLLAGFSKTFTFTVAGSTRLDPTLTLTTNSLISLIDGVVYTLQVKNASGTWVTLDVNGSGGLLDLIALAGQGVRVDIGNLLSGDYRLTVSSTGIGVLTTVNTQLQLDVSSLTQFNGIAGPAVTGNVITNVGVDGTVDQTGPDNGAQLQIFKNGAWVSAGAGTTVQGLYGTLTIDANGNYSYKPNGSVGSVGKVDVFNYQLVHPNGLSDTANLYVRIDSPQATEVWNDANLGSPALVVDATADIASTDVTLINREVTTNSALGTFNVLLGGGSGNYNTVVAADTVSDLTVVVNSSNLLALLGSMTVGLYKLNTATNQYVLVKSYGGNALVNLGGGNYGIKFDDQTAGSYQVRVAVGGLGLLTSVNTSLINVATYNNQFVVGSYTPVSGNLLTDTAGGGADVLGSVYTLLSVLVAGSYVAPGYNGVSLVGNYGTLVVQANGNYTYTLKAGLTDAVIGQEDIFTYQLTHPNGTVDTATLTIDLNKAGAFASTAFSALASDDLGLAHATGSELIQGTEGNDTLDGSHGGAVTLQGGGGDDTLIIADQQFTSVDGGSGTDTLLWAGGDVSINLGDLQSKIHNVEILDLNHSSAVALTLNLSDLLAITSSDNNTLLIKGDDRDSVHMTDGWVADGTQQADGIDYVQYTAQEDPSHHLWVQNGIQVV
- a CDS encoding Ig-like domain-containing protein; the protein is MLTADGVTLTGTAAIGTTINVYGPDNSLIGTGVTGPDGTFSVVLTPAQTNGQSLEVTANTALGGASLPTEITAGDTSAPAPLSDLAVNASGTLVTGRGEVGASVTITGAGGVVLGNATVGANGTFSAQLNAPQVNGQVLNATQTDASNNTSSGLNVTAPDITPRPLRRRWYSAVPAWCSAGSVKPAPPSPYAVSAVRYWARRRWRAMARSR
- a CDS encoding Ig-like domain-containing protein codes for the protein MRVIDSDGNVLGTAVVSSTGTFSLALNPALTNAEVITVVQADAAGNDSPAVNLTTPDFTPPDPLDNVDINSSGALVIGTGEPGATVTVRDANGTLLGTSVVLGDGTFSVTLNPPQINEQILSVQQADPPGNVSAPVSVTAPDLTPPATPADLQLNADGDTLTGTGEVGAIVRVTSADGTELGTGTVGSDGRFQVSVTPAQTDGQALFVVLADAVGNASPAGTLTAPDSTPPAALTDVDIDASGSLITGSGAAGAQVVVTNAVGTIVGTGTVQADGSFSVTLDQPLLNGEALSVIQRDAAGNPSPIVPITAPDTTLPAAPTGLVLTSDGVTLTGTGEAGATVRVLSATGTVLGSATVAGNGSFSVTLNPPQVNGELLSVNQTDLASNTSPTAPVQAGDTTAPLAVADLNVSQDGLTVTGTGEPGAIVTVRDGTVLLGTATVAADGSFSVNLSAAQLDGRALSVVQADAKNNLSEPALVDAPDSTAPIAPTVTSLTGAGTLLAGTAEAGSTVTVLSADGTVLGTAVALGNGSYTVELDPPQANGQLLSVIATDEAQNSSPTFLFPAPDITAPDAVTGLTISGDLSQLAGRGEAGASVEVTDALGNVVGTGTVAANGTFLIDLATGITAGQVLTVTQTDVATNVSEDAILAVPAVPARLRRTILC